One Onychostoma macrolepis isolate SWU-2019 chromosome 10, ASM1243209v1, whole genome shotgun sequence genomic region harbors:
- the LOC131548502 gene encoding olfactory receptor 13C2-like translates to MNVDFTENRNISIPSYFYISGFYGIPHIRYYYIFLFFVYIISLLGNSCLMLVIIIDRNLHTPKYIAIFNLSLTDICESTAVIPPLLDMFLFENQLIPYALCLCNMFSVFVSISTQSLNLAVLSFDRLVAICLPLRYHMIVTHRSMLVIIGVTWAVALLMVIVATVFISRLSFCRVIVIINSFYCDHGPIYNSACSSNFPSSVISDLYPILILGFPVFFIIFSYTCIAVTLFRITTPQDRQRATKTCTAHLLVVAIFYVPITFTYALSSIISTNTRIINLSLTSALPPMLNPIIYTFKTEEFIISLKRIFKRRIIFPSPK, encoded by the coding sequence ATGAATGTTGATTTCACTGAAAACAGGAATATTTCCATCCCGTCTTATTTCTATATCAGTGGTTTTTATGGTATACCTCACATAAGGTACTATTATATATTCTTGTTTTTTGTCTACATTATTTCTTTGCTTGGAAACTCCTGCCTCATGCTTGTTATTATTATAGACCGAAATCTTCACACACCTAAATATATCGCTATCTTTAATTTATCACTGACAGACATTTGTGAGAGTACTGCTGTGATCCCTCCGCTACTGgatatgtttttgtttgagaATCAGTTGATTCCGTATGCATTGTGCTTGTGTAATATGTTCTCTGTCTTTGTATCTATTTCCACACAGTCCTTAAATCTTGCTGTTCTGTCTTTTGACAGATTAGTAGCAATTTGTTTACCACTGAGGTATCATATGATTGTGACCCACAGATCAATGCTTGTTATAATTGGAGTCACGTGGGCAGTGGCACTGCTTATGGTAATCGTCGCTACAGTTTTCATCAGCAGGCTTTCTTTCTGCAGAGTTATTGTCATCATAAATAGTTTCTACTGTGATCATGGCCCTATATATAATTCTGCCTGTAGCAGCAATTTCCCAAGCTCTGTGATAAGCGATTTGTACCCGATATTAATTCTTGGCTTTCCAGTATTTTTTATAATCTTTTCATATACATGCATAGCTGTGACACTGTTCAGAATCACAACTCCACAGGACCGTCAAAGAGCCACAAAGACATGTACTGCTCATTTATTAGTAGTGGCCATATTTTATGTGCCCATCACTTTTACATATGCTCTTTCTTCCATTATAAGCACGAACACAAGGATTATTAATCTCTCTCTGACCTCTGCACTTCCTCCAATGCTTAACCCTATAATCTACACATTCAAGACAGAGGAGTTCATAATCTCTTTGAAAAGGATTTTTAAGCGGAGAATCATATTTCCATCTCCAAAATAA